In Halobacillus amylolyticus, the following proteins share a genomic window:
- a CDS encoding ABC transporter substrate-binding protein produces MKTKWFLVAMVVLFIGILTACSSNSSGDGGSSGSGETITLWGPFSGPDGPKMKEIVDQYNESQDEYTVDFQIVPQTEYYKTVDLAVNGEQNMPDVMIMHGDQIITYAKKDVLMNLDEVVGETVKKEQYHEKGWEGAMVDGSLYGVPLDIHPLMLYWNKDLFEAAGLDPNTPPKNREEFLEYAKKLTNKEKNQYGFVVPTLWPQQFIFPTIVAQNGGELYKDGQVNFTSDPVVEALKFQESLIEEHGVSPADVQQDGEVTLFLQGKNAMHLNGPWMMKQWEDAGINYGVAPVPQLGTEQQAVFANSHNFVIPKGVDDAKVEGITNFLKYVGDNGMAWAESGQAPASKAVYQSEEFQEMKQQPQVAKQFDNVVFSPDVVGWGQINTPLFEAINLVLLGEAEAEDALKKAQKQAEQINEQQ; encoded by the coding sequence ATGAAGACAAAATGGTTTTTAGTTGCAATGGTGGTCTTATTTATTGGTATATTAACAGCTTGTTCCAGCAACTCCTCAGGAGATGGCGGGAGTAGTGGAAGTGGAGAAACAATTACGTTATGGGGGCCATTCTCTGGACCAGATGGACCAAAAATGAAAGAAATTGTCGATCAATATAATGAATCCCAAGATGAATATACGGTAGATTTTCAAATTGTACCGCAAACTGAATATTACAAAACAGTTGACCTTGCTGTAAACGGTGAACAGAACATGCCAGACGTCATGATTATGCATGGCGATCAAATCATTACATACGCCAAAAAGGACGTATTAATGAACCTTGATGAAGTGGTAGGGGAAACAGTGAAGAAAGAACAATATCATGAAAAAGGCTGGGAAGGCGCGATGGTAGATGGCAGCCTTTATGGTGTACCGCTTGATATCCACCCTCTTATGCTCTATTGGAATAAAGATTTGTTCGAAGCGGCTGGGTTAGATCCAAATACACCTCCTAAAAATCGCGAGGAGTTTTTGGAATATGCTAAAAAGTTAACGAACAAAGAAAAGAACCAGTATGGATTTGTTGTGCCAACACTTTGGCCGCAGCAATTCATTTTCCCTACAATTGTCGCTCAAAATGGCGGCGAACTTTATAAAGACGGGCAAGTTAACTTTACTTCAGATCCAGTTGTAGAAGCTCTTAAGTTTCAGGAATCTTTAATTGAAGAGCATGGAGTATCTCCTGCTGACGTACAACAAGATGGAGAAGTTACACTTTTCTTACAAGGTAAAAATGCGATGCACTTAAATGGTCCATGGATGATGAAACAGTGGGAAGATGCTGGAATTAACTATGGTGTTGCTCCTGTACCACAGCTTGGAACGGAACAACAGGCCGTTTTCGCAAACTCACACAACTTCGTGATTCCTAAAGGTGTAGACGATGCGAAAGTGGAAGGCATTACAAACTTCCTGAAATATGTTGGAGATAACGGAATGGCTTGGGCAGAATCAGGGCAAGCTCCTGCCTCTAAAGCTGTTTATCAAAGTGAGGAGTTCCAAGAGATGAAGCAACAGCCGCAAGTAGCCAAGCAATTTGATAATGTTGTCTTCTCTCCGGATGTAGTAGGGTGGGGACAGATTAATACCCCATTATTTGAAGCAATCAACTTAGTACTTCTCGGTGAAGCAGAGGCAGAAGATGCATTGAAGAAGGCACAGAAACAAGCAGAGCAAATAAACGAACAACAATAA
- a CDS encoding carbohydrate ABC transporter permease: MALKQPDVATEVKEEVRDNRSKKEYKYEPSNKKWKSKLTSSLFVLPYFIMFMAFLFIPLMYGLYISFHDYGLLASERPFIGFENYANIFNPDSYINEIFFTGLFNTFKFVIFSVPLLVFIGLGLALLLNALPAKIRGIFRTFYFMPYAISVSVISVLWLWLLDTNSGLINNYLTQLGFDPIPWLTSQPYAWISIVGATIWWTIGFNMIIFINALNEVPEEYYEAASIDGAGAWQKFTKITLPSIRPIMLFVVITSTIASFNVYGQPYLMTGAGPGILRKYY; this comes from the coding sequence ATGGCTTTGAAGCAGCCAGATGTAGCTACAGAAGTAAAAGAAGAAGTCAGAGATAATCGATCGAAAAAGGAATACAAATATGAACCTTCTAATAAGAAATGGAAATCGAAATTGACTTCTTCTCTGTTCGTTCTTCCATATTTCATCATGTTTATGGCATTTTTATTCATTCCATTAATGTATGGGCTTTATATAAGTTTCCATGATTACGGATTATTAGCATCAGAACGACCTTTTATCGGATTTGAAAATTACGCTAACATATTTAACCCAGACTCCTATATTAATGAAATTTTTTTCACTGGATTATTTAATACCTTTAAGTTTGTCATTTTCTCAGTGCCATTATTAGTATTTATTGGCTTGGGGTTAGCTCTATTATTGAATGCATTACCTGCCAAAATCAGAGGGATATTTAGAACGTTTTATTTCATGCCATATGCCATTTCTGTGTCTGTTATTTCTGTACTATGGTTATGGTTGCTAGATACGAATTCTGGGCTTATTAATAATTATTTAACTCAATTAGGCTTTGACCCCATTCCTTGGCTAACCAGCCAGCCTTATGCCTGGATTTCAATTGTCGGAGCAACGATTTGGTGGACGATTGGATTTAATATGATCATATTCATCAACGCTTTAAATGAAGTCCCTGAAGAATATTATGAGGCCGCTTCGATTGACGGTGCAGGTGCTTGGCAAAAATTCACTAAGATTACCTTGCCGTCGATACGTCCGATTATGCTTTTTGTTGTCATTACTTCAACAATTGCCTCATTTAATGTTTATGGTCAACCATACTTAATGACTGGGGCGGGCCCGGGGATTCTACGAAAGTATTACTGA
- a CDS encoding carbohydrate ABC transporter permease has protein sequence MNNKKRRFLLIVLASVIAILFIVPLFWMISTSFKNDFEAIAGGLNWWPKEFTFENYAYTLLGEGVSVPVLKWMFNSLFVGITGSLLIVFIDALAAYGLARLDIPFKKFIFTLFISTLMIPWVITFLPLYMEFSNLGLLNTYAALILPYSANAFGVFLLYQFFKGFPKELEEAAYLDGANKWQIFTKVVVPSAKPIMWTLGIFSFMTIYNDFLWPLVATSSPEMRTITTGIAIMQQGSFVSSYGKLMALTTIATVPILIIFLIGQKQLIKGITQTGIK, from the coding sequence ATGAACAATAAAAAGCGAAGATTTCTACTCATTGTTTTAGCCTCAGTCATTGCGATTCTATTTATCGTTCCATTATTTTGGATGATCTCGACCTCCTTTAAAAATGACTTTGAAGCCATTGCAGGTGGTTTAAATTGGTGGCCGAAGGAGTTCACCTTCGAGAATTACGCGTACACCCTTTTAGGTGAAGGAGTTAGTGTGCCTGTATTGAAATGGATGTTTAACTCCCTCTTTGTGGGGATTACTGGCTCACTGCTTATTGTGTTTATCGATGCCCTTGCAGCGTATGGTCTTGCCCGTCTAGACATTCCTTTTAAGAAGTTTATTTTCACCTTATTTATTAGTACGTTAATGATCCCATGGGTAATAACATTCTTGCCGCTCTACATGGAGTTTAGCAATTTAGGTTTATTGAACACGTATGCAGCACTTATTCTGCCATACTCTGCCAACGCATTTGGTGTGTTCTTACTCTATCAGTTTTTCAAAGGTTTTCCAAAAGAACTAGAAGAAGCAGCTTACCTGGATGGTGCCAACAAGTGGCAGATTTTTACGAAAGTTGTTGTTCCTAGTGCGAAACCAATTATGTGGACATTAGGCATTTTCTCTTTTATGACCATTTATAATGACTTTCTTTGGCCGCTCGTTGCCACAAGCTCACCGGAAATGAGGACGATTACCACAGGGATTGCGATTATGCAGCAAGGAAGTTTTGTTTCCTCCTATGGAAAACTAATGGCATTAACAACGATTGCAACTGTACCCATCCTCATTATTTTCTTAATTGGACAAAAACAACTCATTAAAGGGATTACTCAAACTGGAATAAAATAG
- a CDS encoding glycoside hydrolase family 2 protein, whose translation MNEIRNEYPRPQFRRKDWENLNGKWNFAFDDYNVGLQEQWYKNSERINQTIQVPFAYQTELSGIHDPSFHDVVWYHRTFEIPEGWEDQLKVIHFGAVDYWAKVYVNGELVGEHEGGNTTFSIDITHVAAKKNDVVVRVEDPSTDATIPRGKQYWHEESASIFYTRTTGIWQTVWLEPLDPLHMDQIRWTPQLDRGDIDVEIDVYGHYEGATAEIEITYRDQMIVKERSDITNSYMKRSFHLRNRITDRSNIHGAGWYWTPEHPNLFDVTLRIVKDDHLKDEVISYFGMRKVSIEDGVFKLNNQTYYQKLVLDQGYFPKGLLTAPSDTDLKKDIELSKEMGFNGARKHQKVEDPRYLYWADQLGFLVWGEMANASEFSEEAVRRITKEWTDVVKRDYSHPSIVAWLPLNESWGISRVAREEQQQYHSLGMYYLTKSLDPTRPALSNDGWEHTVSDICGIHNYRSAEKMAKTYATVENAITTTPADRPIYAKGYAYKGEPILITEYGGIAYKMDETEGWGYSSVQSGEDLVEEYRKQTSALLESSVIQGFCYTQLTDVEQEINGLLTYDREPKCSLEEIKKINESDK comes from the coding sequence ATGAACGAAATAAGAAATGAATACCCACGGCCTCAATTTAGAAGGAAAGATTGGGAAAACTTAAACGGGAAATGGAACTTTGCTTTTGATGATTACAATGTCGGCTTACAAGAACAATGGTATAAGAATTCTGAGAGAATTAATCAGACCATCCAAGTTCCTTTTGCCTATCAAACAGAATTGAGCGGGATCCATGATCCTTCTTTTCATGATGTTGTCTGGTATCACCGAACATTTGAAATTCCTGAAGGGTGGGAGGATCAGCTAAAGGTGATTCACTTCGGAGCCGTCGACTATTGGGCAAAGGTTTATGTGAATGGCGAGCTAGTAGGTGAGCATGAAGGGGGAAACACAACATTTTCTATTGATATTACCCATGTCGCAGCCAAGAAAAATGATGTTGTGGTGCGTGTAGAGGACCCTTCAACAGATGCAACGATCCCTAGGGGAAAACAGTATTGGCACGAAGAATCAGCCTCGATTTTTTATACGAGGACTACAGGGATTTGGCAAACCGTGTGGCTTGAACCGTTGGATCCTTTACATATGGATCAAATAAGATGGACGCCGCAATTAGATCGTGGGGATATCGATGTAGAGATTGATGTTTATGGTCATTATGAGGGAGCCACGGCAGAAATCGAAATCACTTATAGGGACCAAATGATTGTAAAAGAAAGGTCCGATATTACGAACAGTTATATGAAACGCTCCTTTCATTTACGTAACCGCATAACTGATCGCAGTAATATCCATGGGGCAGGGTGGTATTGGACTCCCGAACATCCAAATTTATTTGATGTAACTTTACGTATTGTGAAGGATGATCACCTTAAAGATGAAGTAATAAGCTACTTTGGGATGAGAAAAGTGAGTATTGAAGATGGTGTGTTCAAATTGAATAATCAAACTTACTATCAAAAACTTGTATTGGACCAGGGTTATTTTCCAAAAGGCCTACTAACAGCTCCGTCTGATACTGATTTGAAAAAAGATATTGAACTGTCAAAAGAGATGGGCTTCAACGGAGCAAGAAAGCATCAGAAGGTAGAGGATCCACGGTATTTGTATTGGGCAGATCAACTAGGGTTCCTGGTTTGGGGGGAAATGGCCAACGCTTCGGAATTTTCAGAGGAAGCTGTCCGCCGTATCACTAAAGAGTGGACAGATGTAGTGAAGCGGGATTACAGTCACCCAAGCATTGTAGCATGGCTGCCCCTTAATGAAAGCTGGGGCATCTCGAGAGTAGCGAGAGAAGAACAGCAGCAATATCACTCACTTGGGATGTATTATTTAACAAAATCGCTTGATCCAACAAGGCCTGCTTTATCGAATGATGGATGGGAGCATACAGTATCTGATATTTGCGGAATTCACAATTATCGATCGGCTGAAAAGATGGCGAAGACTTATGCTACGGTAGAAAATGCGATAACCACGACACCTGCGGATCGTCCGATTTATGCGAAGGGATACGCTTATAAGGGAGAACCTATTCTCATAACAGAGTACGGTGGCATTGCTTATAAGATGGATGAAACAGAAGGCTGGGGTTATTCTTCTGTTCAATCAGGTGAAGATTTAGTAGAAGAGTATCGTAAACAAACGTCAGCTTTGTTAGAGTCGTCTGTTATTCAAGGGTTCTGTTATACACAGTTAACCGATGTTGAACAGGAAATCAATGGCCTACTAACCTATGATCGTGAACCAAAATGCAGCCTAGAAGAAATTAAAAAGATAAATGAATCTGATAAGTAA
- a CDS encoding galactokinase, which translates to MLENLIGEFKKVYGSKEDVCSFFAPGRVNLIGEHIDYNGGHVFPCALSLGTYALVRKRKDSQIRVFSKNFSEIGVIRSDLSTIQYEESNDWANYPLGVIDILQKENYRIDHGMDILFNGNIPNGAGLSSSASVELVMGVALNNLFQLNIDQVDLVKYCQRAENEFIGVSCGIMDQFSIGLAKQDHAILLNCQTLDYQQTPIQLDEEVLIIANSNKRRGLADSKYNERRAECEQALADLKETLDIHSLGDLSIDEFENNKHLIKNTTELKRAKHAVYENQRTIEAVHRLNNGDLIGFGQLMNESHVSLRDDYEVTGKELDALVEAAWEEGAIGARMTGAGFGGCTINIVKKTEEDHFIQKVGKRYKDKVGLTADFYVVEIGDGAKQLEGGEKVWQ; encoded by the coding sequence ATGCTAGAAAATTTAATTGGTGAGTTTAAGAAGGTTTATGGCAGTAAGGAAGACGTCTGCTCGTTTTTTGCTCCTGGACGTGTGAATTTAATAGGAGAACATATTGACTACAATGGCGGCCATGTATTCCCATGCGCTCTCAGTCTGGGTACATATGCGCTCGTCAGGAAAAGAAAAGACTCACAAATAAGAGTCTTTTCAAAAAACTTTTCCGAAATAGGGGTGATTCGTTCAGATCTATCAACTATTCAATATGAAGAATCTAATGACTGGGCAAATTACCCATTAGGAGTTATCGATATTTTACAAAAAGAAAACTATCGAATTGATCATGGAATGGATATCTTATTCAATGGAAATATCCCTAATGGCGCTGGTCTATCATCATCCGCTTCAGTTGAATTAGTGATGGGAGTTGCCCTTAATAACCTATTTCAGTTGAATATCGATCAGGTGGATCTCGTCAAATATTGCCAGCGAGCTGAGAATGAATTCATTGGTGTCAGTTGTGGGATTATGGATCAGTTTTCTATTGGGTTAGCGAAACAGGATCATGCAATTTTGTTGAACTGTCAAACACTTGACTATCAACAGACGCCGATCCAATTAGATGAAGAAGTACTTATCATTGCTAATTCCAATAAACGACGAGGGTTAGCTGACTCAAAGTATAATGAACGAAGAGCAGAGTGCGAACAGGCCTTGGCCGACTTGAAAGAAACACTTGATATTCATTCTCTCGGCGACTTAAGTATCGATGAATTTGAGAATAACAAACACCTTATCAAAAATACAACAGAACTCAAAAGAGCCAAGCATGCGGTTTATGAAAATCAAAGAACCATTGAAGCTGTTCATAGGCTTAACAATGGCGATTTGATTGGATTTGGCCAGCTTATGAATGAATCACACGTATCTCTGCGGGATGACTATGAAGTCACGGGAAAAGAGCTCGATGCCCTTGTCGAGGCAGCATGGGAAGAAGGGGCCATTGGTGCGCGAATGACTGGTGCAGGTTTTGGAGGCTGTACCATTAATATTGTGAAAAAGACGGAAGAGGATCACTTCATCCAAAAGGTAGGAAAACGTTATAAAGATAAAGTTGGGTTAACAGCAGACTTCTACGTTGTGGAAATCGGAGATGGAGCAAAACAGCTGGAAGGAGGCGAAAAAGTATGGCAATAA
- the galE gene encoding UDP-glucose 4-epimerase GalE, translating into MAIMVCGGAGYIGSHAVAELLSKREDVIVVDNLQTGHQEALLEGADFYHGDLRDQNFINEVFEQNSVEAVIHFAADSLVGESVQDPLKYFDNNVNGTISLLKAMNKYDVKNIVFSSTAAAYGEPKQIPIPEESLTNPTNPYGESKLAVEKLLYWAEQAYGLRYTIFRYFNVAGADLKGRLGEDHEPETHLIPIILQVALGKRDHIDIYGDDYDTHDGTCVRDYIHVKDLVDAHLLAVESLEKHKQSRIYNLGNGSGFSVKEIIESARRVTGKSIPARIAPRRAGDPANLVASPAKAIEELGWNPSHSSIDEMIESAWKWFQDHPNGYTNLA; encoded by the coding sequence ATGGCAATAATGGTATGCGGTGGTGCTGGATATATTGGAAGTCATGCAGTGGCGGAGCTATTATCCAAGCGTGAAGATGTTATTGTCGTTGATAATTTACAAACAGGTCATCAGGAGGCACTGTTAGAAGGTGCGGATTTCTATCATGGCGATTTAAGGGATCAAAATTTTATTAATGAGGTTTTTGAACAAAATTCAGTTGAGGCAGTCATTCATTTTGCAGCAGATTCACTTGTAGGAGAAAGTGTTCAAGATCCCTTAAAGTATTTTGATAATAATGTGAACGGAACTATTTCACTGTTAAAAGCAATGAACAAATACGATGTTAAGAATATAGTATTCTCGTCTACCGCAGCTGCTTATGGCGAACCAAAGCAAATACCTATTCCCGAAGAATCACTAACAAATCCGACGAACCCTTACGGTGAATCAAAGTTGGCTGTAGAGAAGTTACTGTATTGGGCTGAACAAGCCTATGGTCTTCGTTACACGATTTTCCGCTACTTTAATGTAGCAGGTGCCGATTTAAAAGGAAGGCTTGGTGAGGATCATGAACCTGAGACCCATTTGATCCCAATCATTCTGCAAGTGGCTTTAGGTAAAAGAGATCACATTGACATTTATGGGGATGATTACGATACACATGATGGGACTTGCGTAAGGGATTATATTCACGTCAAAGACCTAGTGGATGCTCATCTGTTAGCTGTGGAATCACTAGAAAAGCATAAACAAAGCAGGATTTATAACCTAGGAAACGGTAGTGGTTTCTCTGTAAAAGAGATAATTGAAAGCGCCCGACGTGTGACTGGTAAATCAATACCTGCGCGGATTGCACCCCGGCGTGCGGGAGATCCGGCAAATTTGGTAGCTTCACCGGCTAAAGCGATTGAAGAGTTAGGTTGGAACCCTTCCCACTCTAGCATTGATGAAATGATAGAAAGTGCATGGAAATGGTTTCAAGACCATCCTAATGGATATACCAACTTAGCCTAA
- the galT gene encoding UDP-glucose--hexose-1-phosphate uridylyltransferase, which translates to MNIFQSMNKMINYGLNQNLIEVWDIDYVRNQWLDLFQLAEFDPDESFVMDVTITDPVPILNDMLDYAVEKGVIPENTITDRDLFDPQIMDQMIAKPSEIIRHFYKLYEEGSPKAATNYYYHLSQASYYIRTDRIAKNLHWYSHTEYGDLEITINLSKPEKDPKVIAASKKNAAITYPKCLLCKENEGYAGRLDHPARQNHRVIPIMLEGERWYLQYSPYVYYNEHSIVFSSDHRPMKVSHDGFSRLLDFVDQFPHYFIGSNADLPIVGGSILSHDHFQAGHHIFPMAKAEFDEIFEVAGFSRTKFGIVNWPMSVIRLQGTDKSEIASFAAYILKKWKAYSDPAVEVLAATNDESHQTITPIARSRDGLFELDLVLRNNRTSEEHPMGIFHPHEHVHHIKKENIGLIEVMGLAVLPGRLIEEMDQLLEYMVNNDLHVASEDEKTAKHLDWAKGIIAKYPSVTKEDGRKILDHEIGIRFAEVLEHAGVFKRTEQGRAAFIKFIRTL; encoded by the coding sequence ATGAATATTTTCCAATCGATGAATAAAATGATTAATTATGGCCTGAATCAAAATTTAATAGAGGTTTGGGATATAGATTACGTGCGGAATCAATGGCTCGACTTATTTCAATTAGCTGAATTTGATCCTGATGAAAGTTTTGTAATGGATGTAACGATCACAGATCCTGTACCGATTTTGAACGATATGCTCGATTATGCCGTTGAAAAAGGAGTCATTCCGGAAAATACTATCACAGATCGTGACTTATTTGATCCGCAAATTATGGATCAAATGATAGCAAAGCCTTCGGAAATTATTAGGCACTTTTATAAATTATATGAAGAAGGAAGTCCTAAAGCTGCTACTAACTACTATTATCACTTATCACAAGCATCCTATTACATTCGTACAGACCGGATTGCCAAAAATCTGCACTGGTATTCACATACGGAATATGGGGATTTAGAAATTACCATCAATCTATCTAAACCTGAAAAGGATCCAAAAGTGATCGCCGCTTCTAAGAAAAATGCCGCCATTACTTACCCTAAATGTCTGCTCTGTAAGGAAAACGAAGGGTATGCAGGACGGTTGGATCATCCTGCGCGGCAAAACCATAGAGTAATTCCAATAATGCTTGAAGGGGAGCGGTGGTACCTTCAATATTCTCCGTATGTCTATTACAATGAGCATTCGATTGTTTTCTCAAGCGACCATCGGCCAATGAAAGTTTCACACGATGGATTTAGCAGATTGTTAGATTTCGTTGATCAATTTCCACACTACTTCATTGGATCTAACGCTGACTTGCCAATTGTCGGCGGTTCGATATTGAGCCATGACCATTTTCAAGCTGGCCATCACATATTCCCAATGGCAAAGGCTGAATTTGATGAGATTTTTGAAGTCGCTGGCTTTTCTCGAACAAAATTTGGCATAGTTAACTGGCCGATGTCAGTCATCCGCTTGCAGGGTACGGATAAATCTGAAATTGCGTCGTTTGCAGCCTATATCCTTAAGAAATGGAAAGCCTATAGCGATCCAGCTGTTGAGGTCCTTGCGGCTACGAATGACGAATCTCATCAAACGATTACACCAATAGCAAGAAGCAGGGACGGTTTGTTTGAATTGGACCTGGTGTTAAGGAATAATAGAACAAGTGAAGAACACCCCATGGGGATTTTTCACCCTCATGAACATGTTCATCACATCAAGAAAGAGAATATCGGCTTGATAGAAGTGATGGGATTGGCTGTACTTCCGGGCCGTCTAATTGAAGAAATGGATCAGTTATTAGAATACATGGTAAATAATGATTTACACGTGGCCTCTGAAGATGAGAAGACGGCTAAACATCTGGATTGGGCTAAGGGAATCATTGCGAAGTATCCCTCTGTTACGAAAGAGGATGGTAGAAAGATATTAGATCATGAAATAGGGATAAGGTTCGCTGAAGTATTGGAACATGCCGGGGTGTTTAAGAGAACGGAACAAGGGAGAGCGGCATTTATAAAGTTTATTCGAACATTATAA
- a CDS encoding DUF7685 domain-containing protein gives MSRFEKESLTNYTVPCWKCKEQVDEHDIIAVTDGRTSWMELCQDCYNFYLC, from the coding sequence ATGAGCAGATTTGAAAAGGAATCTTTAACTAACTACACTGTGCCTTGCTGGAAGTGTAAAGAACAGGTAGATGAACATGACATTATAGCTGTGACGGATGGAAGAACGTCATGGATGGAACTATGTCAGGACTGCTATAATTTTTATCTTTGTTAG